DNA sequence from the Nitrospirota bacterium genome:
GTTCCATTGCTTGCACGCAACCTGGCACCCCCTACAGCCGATGCAGAGGGATGTATCTATTAATAGACCTTTTCTTGCCATTTTTACCTCCTATACCTTCTCTATATTAGCCATAAAGGCCTTTGTCTCTGGTATCAGTGTATTGGCATCGCCGATGGTCGGTGAGAGGAGATTTGAGCTATCCCCACCACTTCCATCCTCAGGATACTGCCATCCAAAACACCAGGGAAGCCCGATCTGATGAACCGTCTTTTCCATCACCTTTAATGGCTTAAACCTCTCTGTAACCACTGCTATTGCCCATACCTTTCCACGGGCTGAGGAGACCATGACCTTATCACCACTCTTTATCCCTTTTTCTGCTGCAAGCTCCTTTCCTATCTCCACAAACTGCTGCGGCATCATCTCGAGCTGCCAGGGAAGATGCCTTGTGAGAACCCCTGTCTGCCAGTGCTCTGTAACCCTGTATGTTGTAGCAACATAGGGGTAGCGGGAGTCAGCAGCAACGAATATATCCTCAGGGAGTCCGCCATCCTTTGCAGGTATGTCCTGAGGTCCTTCGGTCTTATAAAAAAGCTTCATAGTTGGATTTACCCTGTGCTTCTTTGACATGGGGTTTTCCTTAACAGGACACTCAAGGGGCTCGTAATGCTCGGGGAATGGGCCATCTGCAAGCCCGGGGCCAAAGACAGCCCCCATTCCATCCGACCTCATTATAAATGGATATTTACCTGCCTTTTCATCTATTAGAGGAGGTGCAGGGCCATCAGGGACATCACCCTCCCATACACCCGGTTTCTTGGAAACAGGGTCCTCTTTTTCAGGATTCCATTTTATGACAGCCCTCTTTGGATCCCAGGGCCTGCCCTGAAGGTCAACAGAGGCACGGTTATAGAGGATCCTTCTATTAACAGGCCAGCACCATGCCCATCCTGAATATAACCCAAGACCTGCTGGGTCGTCCTTTCCCCTCCTCGCCATCATGTTAATGACCTTGCCTTCCTTCTGTGTATAGCTCTGACAGTATATCCAGTTGCCGCAGGATGTTGTGCCGTCTGCCTGTAAATGGACAAAGGTTGCACAGAGATCACCCTTCTTTCCGAGGAGCTTTGGAGGGTCTACCTTTTTGTCATAGAGGTCTTCAAGATAATAACCATTAATCTCCCTTGCGACCCGGTGTATATCAATATCCTTAATCCTTCCATCAGGCCCCTTTTCACCATAGTCCCATGTGAGGCTCAGTATGGGTTGAGGGGATTTACCACCCTTCTGATAGAGCCTTTTAACCCTGAAGTAGAGCTCATTCATTATCCGGAAATCCGGCCTTGCCTCTTCATGTGGCTCTTTTGACTTATACCTCCACTGGGAAAGTCTTCCTGAGTTGGTGATACTTCCCTCTTTTTCTACAGATGATGCAGCAGGCAATTGGAATACCTCTGTCTGTATATCCTTTGGATTCATTCCAGGGCCTTTCCAGAATGAGCCTGTCTCATTATCAAACAGGTTCACATTCACCATCCATTTAAGTTTCGAGAGTGCCTTTCTCACCTTGCCTGCATTACTCGTTGAGCATGCTGGGTTCTGGCCCCAGGCAAAGAATCCTTCTATCTTTCCTTTGAACATCTGGTCGAAGAGGACAAGCCATGATGCATTCATCCCCTCATCAAGCTTTGGAAGCCATTGATAGCCAAAGTCATTTTCCTTTTTTGCCCTATCTCCATATATGGCCTTCAGGTAGCTTGCAATATATTTATTCCTGTTACTCAGCCAGTTCACACTCTTGGGGTCCTTTGTCTTCGGGGTGAATTTCTCTATATATGCATTGAGGTCAACAATTGAGGCAGTAGGCACAGGATTATAACCTGGCAATGTGTGGAAGAGAAGCCCATGGTCTGTTGAGCCCTGGACATTAGATTCACCCCTCAAGGCATTGATACCTCCGCCAGCCATACCTACATTCCCGAGGAGGAGCTGGATAATAGACATCGCCCTGATGTTCTGTGTCCCGACTGTATGCTGGGTCCATCCCATTGCATAGAGTTCAGTTCCAACCCTGTCAGGTTTTCCGGTGGTTGCATAGGTCTTATAGACCTCAATCAGTTTCTCCTTTGGAGTCCCTGTAATGGCAGAAACCTTATCGATGGTATATCGTGAGTAATGTTTCTTCATGAGCTGAAATACACAGTTTTGGTCTTTAAGTGTCAGGTCTTTCTTAGGTATGCCTTTTTCATCCATCTGAAATGCCCATGTCTTTTTATCATACTTCCTTGTCTTCGGGTCGTATCCTGAAAATACTCCGTCAAGTTCACGTGGGCCCTTGAATTCAGGATTCACAAGGAACGAGGCATTTGTATAGTTGACAACATAATCCTTGAAATACAGGTTATTCTGGAGGATATAATTTATCATCCCACCGAGGAATGCTATGTCTGTTCCTGAGCGGAGGGGCGCATATATGTCTGCCTTTGTGGCAGTCCTTGTGAAGCGCGGGTCAACGACAATGAGCTTCCCTCCATTCTCCTTTGCCTTCATTATCCATTTCATAGAGACAGGATGGTTCTCTGCAGGGTTACAGCCCATCACAAGGATGACATCGGCATTCTTTATATCATTCCACTGGTTTGTCATTGCCCCTCTGCCAAACGACTCTGCCAGAGCCGCTACAGTCGGGGCGTGTCACAATCGGGCCTGGTGTTCTATATAGACAAGGCCCCAGGAGCGGAGGAGCTTCTGGAGCATGTAGCATTCTTCATTATTAAGGGCTGCACTACCTACATGGGCAATGGCATCAGTCCTGTTGACAATGAATTCCTTCTCTACCTCTTTCTCTGTTCCATCAGGCTGTTTCTCTTTTACCTTTGACTTCGAGGTGATCTTGAATGTCCTGTCCCTCGTCTCCTTTATCCTCTTTGCTATCTCATCGAGGGCCCAGTCCCAGTCTACATCCTTCCACTCCGTTGCACCGGGTGCACGATACCTCGGCTTTGCCAATCTCAAGGGGTTATTTATGAGTTGAGAAAGAGAAGACCCCTTTGAGCAGAGAGTCCCTTCATTTATCGGATGGTCAGGGTCGCCTTCTGTATTGATTACCTTCCCTTCTAATGTATGGACGATAATACCGCATCCAACAGAACAATAAGGACATATTGTGAGGGTCTCTTTTGCGTTTTTGATGCGGAGGGTCTGAGCATATGCCTTTACAGGATCGAGGTTAATCCCGAGAGTGCTGGCTATCACAGCACCTCCGGAGAGCTTTAAAAAACTTCTTCTTGTAAGTTCTCCCATTGCTCCCTCCTTAGATTGTTTAAGAATTAAATTGGCTGGCCTTTAGATTACTCATTTGAGCCTTTTGCAAAAATCTTATTTTACGCTAAATAGGTCAGGCATCTCGGAACGAGTCGATTCCAACTTGCCTGATAACTCATTGATTTTTAATTATGTTATGAGACAAACTTGTCTTCGTGTCCGGTTAGGGATGCGTCGTCTATTTTCTGGGTTTAGCCGTTATAAAACAAAAGGTATATTAAAAAAGTGGTCTTGTCAAGTAGAAAAAAATTTACTTTTCACTATTGACAAAAACACAAAAGAGGTGTTACATGTTTCTCATAATTGTGCTGAAGGCGTAAGATCTGTAGTGCTGAGTTTGACATAAGAACCGAATCATGGAAGGCATGTTATAAATTATATATTCGCACATGGACTTGTGCAATTATTAGGGTGTTGATAAGCAGTTCTATACAGCGAGAGAAGTATTTATTGTAGAGTTATAAGTTTGGCATGGAAAGTGCAATCTTCGATATTGTTTTATAAAAAGGGCCTATGAGCGGCCTTTCCCGAAGCATCGGGATCTGTCCGAGACAGAAAAACAGAGTCTATGACCTGAAAGGAGGGTGTGATGGTAAAGAAGTTAGTAGTTTTAATATGTGTTTTTGTCTTTTCTTTTACTCAGGTTGCGTTTTCGGCGGTTGGGGAGACTCCTGTTGAGGTGGTTATGCCTTCGGGAAACGTTGCAAAGATGACCAAGTCCCAGCTTGATACATTAATTGCCAAGCCAGGAATTGGTTTTTCCAGTGCAGAACCTCCTGCGACTTTACCAAAGGGCCAGATAGCTATTTCCCTGCCAAAAGAACTTGGCGGTGGCTATTTATTGGGAACTCCTGAGGCTATTGCTAATGGGATGAATGCCACTAAGATTACAGTCGGTGCGACAAATGCATGGGTTGTTGGTGGAGGTATAAGTGCTGGTACTGTTGCACTTATTGTAGTTGGAGCAGGTGCTATAGCTGCGGCTGCTTTAGGAGGAGGAGGCGGCGGAGGAACTACTACAACATCTCATCATTAATAGAAAACTACAGGGGAATAAAAGCAGTAGTGCTGTAGAGCCAATAGCCTCAGTATAAGAGTAAAAAAATAACTACTGCTATTGATGCAGTCCGATGTGATTAATTGTGTATTTCCGGGTTAAGTTGGAAACAGCCTGTTGAAAAAGTCTCTTTTCTGTCATTCCGACACCCTTAGTCTGTCATTCCGAGCGGAGCGAGGAATCTTATGAGCCCTCCATCAGGCGAAGCAAAGATTTCTCGTTACACTCGAAATGACACTTCGCTCAGGGTAAACTCCGCGAGAAATCTTATAGTCGTTAAAATTCAATAAGTTTTAAGATTCCTCGTCGGCTTCAGCTTCCATTCACTCCGCTCAGGACAGGCTCTCGGAATGACACCAAAACTCAATTTTTCAACAAGCTGGAAAGAATCAACGATAGAGGACAGCGATTAGGCCATCTGCTTTTATTTCCTAGTTTTTTACTATAGCTTACATGGGATTAATCTTTTATTTTTCTTCCCATCAGACCCCGGACTTTCCTGCCCCGCAGAGTTAAGAGCTAAGAACTAAGAAACTAAGAGTCTTATATTTTTTCCCCTGTCTTAGCTTCTTAGTTCTTAGTTCCTGTATTCATGCACAGAGATTTGTGCAATCCTGGAATGTAGATAGGCAGGTCTGAGTAATAAAAATGTTTATATTTTCCAGAGGTTATACAATCTGGCATGGAATGTGCCTTAATAGTATCCTTAATAAGGAATAAGAATTTTACATTAATGTTACGCAGCGAAAATCAGAGATGGGATCAAGAATCCCCCTTAGAGTTTCTAATAACGATAATGATTAACGATAACGATTAATGAAATTCTGGTATGTAGTTTATACAAAGCCCAGGCAGGAAGAATTGGTTGTTGAAAACTTGAAGCGGGTACCTGAGATAGAGGTCGTTAACCCTAAACTTAAAAAGAAAAAAATTATACATGGAAGGCTGAGAGAGATAATCGAAGAGCTTTTCCCATGTTATGTGTTTACGAAGTTTAACCTTAAAGAGCATTACAGACTTATTAAATATACGAGGGGGGTCAGGCGGATTTTAGGTAATGACGGTGTCCCGTTTATTGTTGACGATGGAATAATAGAGGTCATTAAATCAAGGACAAAAGATGGCTTTGCTGCCATTGAGCCGCCTGAATTCAAGCCTGGAGAGCAAGTTTTAATAAAAGATGGACCTTTAAGCGGCCTTACCGGGATTTTTGAATATGAGACCAGGGCCAGCGACAGGGTGATGATTCTTCTCAATGCCATATCATACCAGGCGAAGTTGACGATAGATAAATGCCTCCTCTCCAAAGCGTAAAATAATTTATTTCAGACCCGTCTGATCCGCCGAGGCGGAAAAGATAGTCGGCAGCAAAGCGCTATTTATAGATGTAATTTGCTGGATTACATTTTTAACGAAATGAAGGTAAAAGTCAGTGTATACACTGAAATGGCGGTAGCCTGTCCATTACACATCTCGCTTATGAGATGGGAGGTTCAATGAAAGCTATTATCCTTGCAGGCGGAAGCGGCACAAGGCTCTGGCCGCTTTCAAGAAAAGACTACCCCAAGCAGTTTTTAAAACTTAACGGAGACAACTCTCTCCTCCAGCAGACTGCAAAGAGATTGCTCGATGTCATACCGCCGCAGGACATCGTTATAGTGACAAATGATAACTACCGTTTTCATGTAAAGGCTGACCTCAGAGAAGTCGGAATAGACATAGATGGAGGGCTAATCCTTGAACCCGCAAGCAGAAACACAGCTCCTGCCATTGCCCTTGCTGTCAAATACTGTATAGATAAACTCGGGTGTAAAGAAGATGAGGTAATTTTTGTTTCCCCATCGGACCACATTATAAAACCAGCAGAAAAACTTGAAAACTATATAAAAAAGGCAGAGGACATAGCAAAAGAGGGCCATATTGTTACATTTGGTATAAGGCCAACCAGGCCTGAAAAAGGTTATGGCTATATAAAGGCAGGAGAGAATATAAGGGATTTTTATAAAGTGGAGAGATTTGAAGAAAAACCAGACATGGTGACAGCCCTGAAATACGTGGAGGATGGAGGATACTATTGGAACTCTGGCATGTTTGCCTTTACAATCGATACAATCATAAAAGAATTTCAAAAACATGCCCCTGAGATATACCAGAATATAGGAGGAAGTTTTGAGGAATCCATCTCCAATTTTGCCAGCATGCCTGATATATCAATAGATTATGCAGTTATGGAAAAGTCCAGCAAGGCTGTGACCTTTCCCCTGGATATATACTGGAACGATATAGGGTCATGGGATTCTATATACGAAGTCATGGAAAAGGACGGAAAGGGCAATGTTAAAGTTGGAGATATTATAGAAGTCGGTACAAGGGAAACTTTAATAATAGGTAATAAGAGGCTTATCTCAACTATAGGACTTAAAGATTTATTAATAGTGGAGACAGACGATGCCATCCTG
Encoded proteins:
- the fdnG gene encoding formate dehydrogenase-N subunit alpha, coding for MGELTRRSFLKLSGGAVIASTLGINLDPVKAYAQTLRIKNAKETLTICPYCSVGCGIIVHTLEGKVINTEGDPDHPINEGTLCSKGSSLSQLINNPLRLAKPRYRAPGATEWKDVDWDWALDEIAKRIKETRDRTFKITSKSKVKEKQPDGTEKEVEKEFIVNRTDAIAHVGSAALNNEECYMLQKLLRSWGLVYIEHQARLUHAPTVAALAESFGRGAMTNQWNDIKNADVILVMGCNPAENHPVSMKWIMKAKENGGKLIVVDPRFTRTATKADIYAPLRSGTDIAFLGGMINYILQNNLYFKDYVVNYTNASFLVNPEFKGPRELDGVFSGYDPKTRKYDKKTWAFQMDEKGIPKKDLTLKDQNCVFQLMKKHYSRYTIDKVSAITGTPKEKLIEVYKTYATTGKPDRVGTELYAMGWTQHTVGTQNIRAMSIIQLLLGNVGMAGGGINALRGESNVQGSTDHGLLFHTLPGYNPVPTASIVDLNAYIEKFTPKTKDPKSVNWLSNRNKYIASYLKAIYGDRAKKENDFGYQWLPKLDEGMNASWLVLFDQMFKGKIEGFFAWGQNPACSTSNAGKVRKALSKLKWMVNVNLFDNETGSFWKGPGMNPKDIQTEVFQLPAASSVEKEGSITNSGRLSQWRYKSKEPHEEARPDFRIMNELYFRVKRLYQKGGKSPQPILSLTWDYGEKGPDGRIKDIDIHRVAREINGYYLEDLYDKKVDPPKLLGKKGDLCATFVHLQADGTTSCGNWIYCQSYTQKEGKVINMMARRGKDDPAGLGLYSGWAWCWPVNRRILYNRASVDLQGRPWDPKRAVIKWNPEKEDPVSKKPGVWEGDVPDGPAPPLIDEKAGKYPFIMRSDGMGAVFGPGLADGPFPEHYEPLECPVKENPMSKKHRVNPTMKLFYKTEGPQDIPAKDGGLPEDIFVAADSRYPYVATTYRVTEHWQTGVLTRHLPWQLEMMPQQFVEIGKELAAEKGIKSGDKVMVSSARGKVWAIAVVTERFKPLKVMEKTVHQIGLPWCFGWQYPEDGSGGDSSNLLSPTIGDANTLIPETKAFMANIEKV
- a CDS encoding mannose-1-phosphate guanylyltransferase/mannose-6-phosphate isomerase; translation: MKAIILAGGSGTRLWPLSRKDYPKQFLKLNGDNSLLQQTAKRLLDVIPPQDIVIVTNDNYRFHVKADLREVGIDIDGGLILEPASRNTAPAIALAVKYCIDKLGCKEDEVIFVSPSDHIIKPAEKLENYIKKAEDIAKEGHIVTFGIRPTRPEKGYGYIKAGENIRDFYKVERFEEKPDMVTALKYVEDGGYYWNSGMFAFTIDTIIKEFQKHAPEIYQNIGGSFEESISNFASMPDISIDYAVMEKSSKAVTFPLDIYWNDIGSWDSIYEVMEKDGKGNVKVGDIIEVGTRETLIIGNKRLISTIGLKDLLIVETDDAILIAKRGDAQKVKDIVNGLNEEKRKIAFEHTTTFRPWGNYTVLEEGNRYKIKKILIDPEEKLSLQMHHHRSEHWVVIKGTAKVIINDKEIFIHEGESMFVPKSTYHRLENAGKVPLEIIEVQNGEYVGEDDIIRCEDIYGRT